GCCGAGCGCGATCGCGCATTCGCGCAGCGGCTTGAGCAGCGTGGCGAGGTTCAGCGCGCCCGTGCCTTGTGCATGCCGCGCGCGCGGGCGGCGCAGACGGCTCGCGACGGCGATCAGCAGCCACGGCACCAGCGTCGTCAGCACGGCGAACAGCAGCGCGAGGCCGACCGCGCCGCGCACGCCGGCGCCGCGGCTCAGCACGTCGCCGAAGCGGTGGCCGATCGACACCAGCAGCAGCCAGACGAGCGGCGTGATGAGCCGCGTGAGCGACGCGCGCAGCGCGCCTGGCAGCATGCGGCCGATCAGCATGCCGGCGAGCAGCGCGATGAAGATCGGGACGACGGCGGTGAGCAGGGCTTGCATGGGAGAGACAGGGTTGGCGTGGAGATCGGCGAGGTTCGCCCGGGGCGATAGTGTAGGCGATGGGTGCGGGTTTCCGGCTTGTTGCACGCGTTGCCGTGATGCCTCGCGAGCATGCCTGCCCGTCCAGGCCCCGACTCAGTCGGGCAGACCGCTGTTCGCCTGCTCCACCGACAGCCTCGACGGCAGCGTGAGCGCGACGCGCGTGCCGCCTTCGCGCGCCTCGATGCGCAACGCAAGCGCTCGAAAAGCAAAAAGCCCGGTCTTTCGACCGGGCTTTCTGTTTGATGCTTTGGTAGGCCGTACGGGATTCGAACCTGTGACCAACGGATTAAAAGTCCGCTGCTCTACCAGCTGAGCTAACGACCCAAAGAGGCGAAATTGTAGCGAACGTTTCGCGGACCCGTCAAGCATAGTCAAGCATCGATCGCCCGACAGCCCCGCCCGCCGCTCACTTGATCGAATCGATCTTCGCCTGGGCCGCCTGCGCGGCGCTCGAACCCTGGAACTGCGAGAGGACCTGTTCGAAGGTGCGCTTGGCTGCCGCCTTCTGCCCCTGCTCGAGCTGGTTGGTGCCAATCGCCACCAGCGCGTCGCCCGCGCGCGGATGCTGCGGGTAGGCCTTCACGAGCGCCTGCCAGGTGGCCGTCGAACCCTTGTAGTCGCGCAGCGCGTACTGCGCGTTGCCGAGCCAGTACTGCGCGACCGGCTGATACGGGCTCTGCGGATACTTGGCGATGAAGGCGCGGAACGAAGCGGCGGCACCCTTGAAATCGCCGCCGCGGAACTGCTGCGACGCCGCGTTGAACGCATCCGTTTCCCCGGGCTGGACGGTGCCCTCGACGCCGTCCACCGTGGTCTGCTGGGGCTCGAACTTCTTGAGCCGCGCATCGAGATCGGTGTAGGCGTCGCGCTGCTGGCGCTCGAGCGTCGTCAAGCGGTTCGTCAGATCCTCGTTCTGGCCGCGCAGCGTCGCGACCTGCTGGTTGAGCTGGTCGAGACGACCGGACTGATCGAGGATTGTCCGTTGCGCGGCGGAGAGCTGGTTCGTCAAGCTGTCGGTGCGCGTGCGCAGGTCGAGTACGGCGCGGCGAGCCTCGTCGTCATCGAACATGCCGGCGTGCGCCGGCGCCGCGCCGAGCGCGACACCGGCAACGCAGGCCGCAGCGGCTGCACGCAGCCAAGGGAAGCGGTGCGTCATGCGGAGGTTCTTCCGTTACTTACTGTTGGTAGACGATGTCCGCGCGGCGGTTCTGCGCCCACGAGGCTTCGTCGTGGCCGGTCGCTTGCGGCTTTTCCTTGCCCAGACTCACGGCTTCCATTTGCGAATCCGGCACGCCCAGCAGCGACAGGCCGCGGCGAACCGCTTCCGCGCGCTTCTGGCCCAGCGCGAGGTTGTACTCGCTCGTGCCGCGCTCGTCGGTGTTGCCCTGGATCAGGATGTGACGCGCCGGGTGGCTCTTCAGGTATTGCGAGTGCTGTTGCAGCAGCGGCTGGTACTGGTCCGACACCGAATAGCTGTCGAAGTCGAAGTAGACGCTGCGCTTCGCGAGCGGGCTGTTCGGGTCGTTCAGCGGATCGACGTTCACTTGCGCGACGTCGTTCGGGTTCGGCTGCGTGCTGATCGCGTTGCCTTGCTGGTTGGCCTTGTCGTCGAGCTTGACGCCCGACTTACACGCGGCCAGCGCGCTGATCATCATTACGGCG
The genomic region above belongs to Burkholderia plantarii and contains:
- the ybgF gene encoding tol-pal system protein YbgF, with product MTHRFPWLRAAAAACVAGVALGAAPAHAGMFDDDEARRAVLDLRTRTDSLTNQLSAAQRTILDQSGRLDQLNQQVATLRGQNEDLTNRLTTLERQQRDAYTDLDARLKKFEPQQTTVDGVEGTVQPGETDAFNAASQQFRGGDFKGAAASFRAFIAKYPQSPYQPVAQYWLGNAQYALRDYKGSTATWQALVKAYPQHPRAGDALVAIGTNQLEQGQKAAAKRTFEQVLSQFQGSSAAQAAQAKIDSIK
- the pal gene encoding peptidoglycan-associated lipoprotein Pal; its protein translation is MMTNKARLALAVMMISALAACKSGVKLDDKANQQGNAISTQPNPNDVAQVNVDPLNDPNSPLAKRSVYFDFDSYSVSDQYQPLLQQHSQYLKSHPARHILIQGNTDERGTSEYNLALGQKRAEAVRRGLSLLGVPDSQMEAVSLGKEKPQATGHDEASWAQNRRADIVYQQ